The Primulina eburnea isolate SZY01 chromosome 8, ASM2296580v1, whole genome shotgun sequence genome contains a region encoding:
- the LOC140839908 gene encoding uncharacterized protein — MALSVSDLPAIYTLVTNSLSGDINIRKPAEDALAQFESRPGFCSCLMEVIAAKDLVSQTDVRLLASVYFKNSINRYWRHRRDSTGMSNEEKIYLRQKLLSHLREENYQIAATLSVLISKIARIDYPREWSDLFSTLAQQLQSADLLTSHRIFMILFRTLKELSTKRLTSDQRTFAEIASLFFDYSWHLWQTDLQNILHGFSLLAQNASELNQDDLYLTCERWFLCSKIIRQLIISGFPSDAKSIQEVQPVKKVGPVVLNAVQSFLRYYSSFQEKHPKFWEFLKKTCTKLMKVLIAIQHRHPYSFGDKSVLWPVVDFCLNKITNPEPDIVSFQDFLIQCMTMMKSILECKDYKTIMTGRVMDDNQMTIQEMKKNVSSTVAGVLASLLPSERVVLLCNILIRRYFVLTASDMEEWYQNPESFHHEQDSVLWSERLRPCAEALYIVLFENHSQLLCPLVVSILQEAMSGYPSSVNEITPPLLLKDAAYGAAAYVYYELSNYLSFKDWFNSALSVDLTNDHPNMRIIHRKVALILGQWVSEIKDETRRPVYCALIKLLQEKDLCVRLAASRSLYFHIEDANFSEQEFSDLLPTCWDSCFKLVDEVQEFDSKVQVLNTISCLIARVTEVIPHSNKLMQFFQKVWEESSGESLLQIQLLTALKNFVVALGYQSSICYNMLLPILQAVINASSRDELLEDSMQLWEATLSHATSMVPQLLGYFPCLVEILDRSFDHLKVAASIVEAYILLGGIEFLNMHAPTLAKLLDLIVGNVNDRGLLSILPLVDILVQCFPVDVPQLISTTIMKLIVICLTGGDDHDPLKTAVKASSAAILARILVMNTNYLAQLISEQSLLAHLQEAGFSNDDNILICLADVWLDKVDNVISTQRKTFGLALSIILTLRMPQVLEKLDHILSVCASVILGGSEDLTEEESSSDNMQSSKLQLPSKEVRKRQIKFSDPISQMSLENSVRDNLQTCAALHGELFNTAMSKIHPAAFAQLKQALNMT, encoded by the exons ATGGCTCTCTCTGTCTCCGACTTGCCTGCGATATATACACTGGTCACCAATTCGTTGAGCGGTGACATAAACATACGCAAGCCTGCCGAAGATGCTCTGGCGCAATTCGAGAGCAGACCTGGTTTCTGTTCTTGTCTAATG GAAGTTATAGCAGCTAAAGATTTAGTGTCACAGACTGATGTGAGATTATTGGCGTCTGTGTATTTCAAGAACAGCATCAATCGGTATTGGAGACATAGGCGTGATTCCAC GGGAATGAGCAatgaagaaaaaatatatttgagacAAAAGTTGCTGTCACACTTAAGAGAAGAGAATTATCAG ATTGCTGCGACATTGTCTGTTTTGATCTCGAAAATTGCACGCATTGACTACCCAAGAGAATG GTCAGACTTGTTTTCTACCTTAGCTCAACAGCTTCAATCAGCGGATTTATTAACTTCTCATAGAATATTTATGATTCTTTTCCGGACATTGAAGGAGTTGTCGACGAAACGACTGACTTCTGATCAGAGGACCTTCGCTGAG ATAGCATCCCTATTCTTTGATTACAGTTGGCACCTTTGGCAGACTGATCTGCAGAATATATTGCATGGTTTTTCATTGCTTGCTCAAAATGCTTCTGAGTTGAATCAGGATGATCTTTACTTAACCTGTGAAAGATGGTTCCTGTGTTCTAAGATTATACGGCAGCTTATAATTTCTGGGTTCCCAAGTGATGCGAAGTCAATACAG GAAGTGCAACCTGTCAAGAAGGTCGGTCCTGTTGTGTTAAATGCTGTCCAATCATTTCTGCGATACT ATTCATCTTTTCAAGAGAAACATCCCAAATTCTGGGAGTTCCTGAAGAAGACATGTACTAAGTTGATGAAGGTTTTAATTGCAATTCAGCACAGGCATCCTTACTCATTTGGTGACAAAAGTGTCCTTTGGCCTGTTGTTGACTTTTGCTTGAATAAGATCACAAACCCTGAGCCAGATATTGTCTCGTTTCAAGATTTTTTGATTCAGTGTATGACAATGATGAAATCTATTCTTGAATGTAAAGATTACAAGACAATCATGACTGGTCGTGTGATGGATGACAATCAAATGACCATTCAAGAGATGAAGAAAAATGTATCTAGTACAGTTGCTGGTGTCTTGGCTTCTCTTCTGCCTAGTGAGCGTGTGGTTCTATTGTGTAACATACTGATAAGGAG GTATTTTGTTTTAACAGCCAGTGATATGGAAGAATGGTACCAGAATCCCGAGTCTTTTCACCATGAGCAGGACTCTGTCTTGTGGTCAGAGAGATTAAGACCATGTGCAGAAGCGTTATACATTGTTTTGTTTGAGAATCACAGCCAA CTCCTGTGTCCTCTTGTGGTGTCCATTCTTCAAGAGGCAATGAGTGGATACCCTTCTTCTGTTAATGAAATAACTCCACCCTTGCTTCTCAAGGATGCTGCTTATGGTGCTGCTGCCTATGTCTACTATGAGCTTTCAAATTATCTGAGCTTCAAAGACTG GTTCAATAGTGCATTATCTGTTGATCTCACGAATGACCATCCAAACATGCGAATTATACATAGAAAAGTTGCATTAATTTTGGGGCAATGGGTTTCGGAG ATTAAAGACGAAACTAGAAGACCAGTATATTGCGCTTTAATAAAATTGCTTCAGGAGAAAGATCTGTGTGTTAGG CTGGCAGCATCACGATCCCTGTATTTTCATATTGAAGATGCCAATTTCTCAGAGCAGGAATTCTCTGATCTTCTTCCAACATGCTGGGACTCATGTTTCAAACTGGTGGATGAAGTACAAGAGTTCGATTCAAAA GTTCAAGTGTTAAATACGATTTCTTGTCTTATTGCACGAGTGACTGAAGTTATTCCTCACTCAAACAAGTTGATGCAGTTTTTCCAGAAG GTCTGGGAAGAATCTTCTGGTGAAAGCCTATTGCAAATTCAGCTTCTCACAGCTCTGAAAAACTTTGTCGTTGCACTTGGTTACCAGTCGTCTATATGCTACAACATGCTACTGCCCATTTTACAAGCGGTAATCAATGCAAGTAGCCGTGATGAACTTTTGGAAGATAGCATGCAG TTATGGGAAGCCACTCTTTCTCATGCCACCTCAATGGTTCCTCAGCTGTTGGGGTATTTCCCATGTCTGGTGGAGATCTTGGATCGAAGTTTTGATCACTTAAAG GTGGCTGCCAGCATAGTTGAAGCCTACATACTTCTTGGTGGAATAGAATTCCTCAATATGCACGCACCAACTCTTGCTAAACTTCTTGATTTAATCGTCGGTAACGTCAATGACAGAGGGTTGCTTTCAATTCTTCCACTTGTGGATATTTTAGTTCAG TGTTTTCCTGTTGATGTGCCCCAATTAATCAGTACCACTATAATG AAATTAATTGTCATATGCCTGACTGGAGGAGATGATCATGATCCTTTGAAGACAGCTGTGAAAGCATCTTCAGCAGCCATACTTGCAAGGATTTTGGTCATGAACACTAATTATCTAGCACAATTAATATCAGAACAATCACTGTTAGCACATCTCCAGGAAGCTGGATTTTCAAATGACGACAACATATTGATTTGCCTGGCTGATGTTTGGCTAGACAAG GTTGACAATGTTATTTCCACTCAAAGAAAGACCTTTGGCTTAGCCCTTTCTATAATTTTAACTTTGAGAATGCCTCAAGTTCTTGAAAAACTTGATCATATCCTAAG TGTATGTGCCAGTGTCATATTGGGTGGAAGTGAGGATTTAACTGAAGAAGAATCAAG TAGCGATAATATGCAATCTAGCAAGCTGCAGCTCCCCAGTAAAGAGGTTAGGAAGAGACAG ATCAAATTCTCTGACCCAATAAGCCAAATGTCGTTGGAGAACTCAGTGAGGGACAATCTCCAGACTTGTGCTGCTCTTCATGGAGAATTATTTAACACCGCCATGTCTAAGATTCATCCTGCCGCATTTGCACAACTGAAACAGGCTTTGAACATGACATAA